tcatccatccatcccttcgagttagcttttatgatgacgccggctggaaagttctcttttggcaaggtcttccttttgaatatcaccgtggatggaagtttctggccgttagcatggcaagctagaaccacggtgaaggacgacttctcattccctgtggtgtgaatattcaccgtacgtgttcccgttgtatccacagtgcggttcacgggaatatcaaaagtcagtggaaccttgtacgcgtgtctcttagtaggagacattttgtggtctttacagaaacacacaaaacaaatgaaacgtaatatccgagcgcttcttcttctacgggggcgggtgctcaccttggcggttgcttaccgtagaagaagaagcgcttcctcttttacggggaaaaaagatggcggctgtttaccgtagttgcgagacctaaactttatgaaaataaatattaatattaatccatatataaggcgcaccgggttattagccgcactgtctgcttttgagaaaaattgtgttttttaggtgcggcttatggtgcggaaaatacggtatatatatgtcttgtgtttatttactgttgtagtcattcccagctgaatatcaggtcacccccgcctctcacagcatcttccctatctgaatcgcttccactccccactagtccttcacttgcactttactcatccacaaatctttcatcctcgctcaaattaatggggaaatcgtcgctttctcggtccgaatctctctcacttcatgcggccatcattgtaaacaatagggaactttgcgtatatgttcaactgactacgtcacgctacttccggtaggggcaagccttttttttttatcagataccaaaagttgcgatctttatcgtcgttgttctatactaaatcctttcagcaaaaatatggctatatcgcgaaatgatcaagtatgacacatagaatagatctgctatccccgtttaaataaaaaaaattcatttcagtaggcctttaaagaccgaCTCAAAAGATGGTAACTTTAAGCGCAAATGTTtagttatattattgttattgctctcAGGAAATGTTGAGACTAATCCAGGCCCTGATACACCTACACAATGTTTTACACCTGCGGATTTTAAAACTAGATCTGATCTTGGGATTATTCATATCAATGTTCGGAGTTTACTCCCTAAACTGGATATGATAACGATCTGGATAAACTCAACAAATGCTGATATTGCAGTCTTATCTGAAACTTGTCTTAAACAATCTGTGCTTGATAAAGATATTTACATTCATGGCTATAATGTTTATCGTACTCACCGACAAAGAAAAGGTGGTGGAGTGGCCATATATATTAAGCGGAGGTTTGATGTTAAATTAGTGCTCTCTGAATCAGTAAGTAAAGAACTTGATCTGTTAGCACTTAAAATTGAATTAGCTAGAAATCACCACATTATGGTAGTGGGGTGTTATAGGCCTCCATCCGCCCCTAGTAATTCCCTATCTACTCTTGTGAAGCTTCTGTCTCAACTGAAATACAATGAAATAGTGATTTGAACTGGGACTGGCTCACATCTGTGTCTGACTCTTTGAAAGCACAGTGTGAATCTCTAAATTTAACACAATTAATTAACTCAGCTACAAGACCTAATCCTAAATGCCCTCAAAACGCTACACTCATTGACTTAATTCTAACAAATATGCCCTTTAAATGTGTTGCATCTGTTGTTTTCCCTAATGATGTGAGTGATCATTGTGTGATTGCAGTAGTGCGAGACACAAGGATTCCTAAAAGCAAGCCTCGTCTTCTTGAAAAACGTAATATTAAATTATTTGAGACGCAAGCTTTTTTACATGACTTGCATCTTTTTAATTGGGATAGAATTGCTCTTTTTGATAATGTTGAACTGGCTtggaaatattttcacaaaaactTATTGAGTATAGTGAACAAACATGCCCCTTTTTAGAAAATGTAGGGTTAAAGGACGTGACAATCAGTGGTTTACATCGGACCTGTCAGATGTATTGCATGAGCGTAATGCTGCTTGGGCCAGGGCACGCAAGTCAGGGTTAGAAGCAGATTGGTTAAATTTTAGACAATTAAGAAATCCATTTACCTCTCTCCTTCGGAAAGTCAAATCAGAATTTTATTTCTCCACAACAACTGAAAACCTCAAACACCCAAAGAAGTTTTGGAAAATCATCAAATCTTTGTCCGCCTGCTGTAATTCAGTCAATGTCCCACCTAGTATACTTGTTGATGGTGTCAGAGTAAGTGACAGAAGAGAAATGGGTAGTCATTGtaataatcattttattttgtCTGGTTTTCTCTATAATTCTGACAACTCTACTGAAGTTCCGCTAACTCTGGAAAGAACCGTTGAAAATACCCAGGTTTTTAACTTTATGCCCTTTACCACAACAGAGGTCATGAGGGCTCTAAAACAACTTAAACCTAGAAAGCCAGCTAGCTCAGATAAGTTGGAGCCGCAGCTGAAATTATAGCTGGACCACTGACTCACATTTTTAACCTTACTCTAATTTCAAATGAAATCCCCTTGGATTGGAAATCTGCCCTTGTAATCCCCCTATTAAAAGGAGGTGACCCtagtaatctaaataattacagaccgatctctaaactctctgttctggcaaaagtgcttgaatccctTATCAGTGAACAGATAGAAGACGTTTTGGACACCAACTTTATTCTGTCACCATTTCAGTCAGGTTTTGGCAGAaatcacagtactgttactgctgctatgaagtttataaatgatgtaactgaagctcttgacaagaagcagtactgtctgtccctctttattgacttttcaaaggcatttgatactgttgatcatgtcattttaatcaaacgtctttcagctattgctttttctcagcaagcagttggatggtttgcaaatgacctcacaagtagaactcaggctgttcagatagagGGTTCCTTCTCGGACGTACTACAAGTGGAAAAGGGTGTacctcaaggttctgtgttgggcccattattattcactatttacataaataatcttggacagaatattctgaactcaactttccattctattcactatttacataaataatcttggacagaatattctgaactcaactttccattcctacgctgatgatactgtcatatactgcaCAGCACCCATTCCTGCCGAGGCCTCTAaatattgtggcttgtgcagctctttgagacatttgtgatttagggctatataaataaacattgattgattgattgatgcatttgacagagtgcaagaacaactttgctatcttcaactgcttttaaatgcagagaaaacaaagtgtatgttctttaccacatcaaaaactgtaagatcagcactgtgtgacaACATttgaacaagaaatgggcaacaaattgtGTTAGTAtcttcttttaaatatttaggatttttaattgatgaccacttgagttttaaggagcacattcagtatgttgtaaaacaaaacctgaaacttttactgggattttattatagaaacaagtcttgcttttcttttactgtgaaacagaaattggtggaaacaaccgttttacctgttattgactatggagatgtgttgtacatgaatgctactgctgcttgtctccacaagctggatagtgtgtaccacggggcactgagattcatcaccaacttagtcaccattgtgtgttatactcagtggttaacttactcaccattgtgtgttatactgaatggctaacttactcaccattgtgtgttatactcaatggctaACTTACTCAACATTGTGTGttgtactcaatggttaacttactcaccactgtgtgttatactcagtggttaacttactcaccattgtgtgttatactcaatggttaacttattcACCATTGTGttttatactcaatggttaacttactcaccactgtgtgttatactcagtggttaacttactcaccattgtgtgttatactcaatggttaacttattcACCATTGTGttttatactcaatggttaacttaaggcctactgaaatgaattttttttatttaaacggggatagcagatctattctatgtgtcatacttgatcatttcgcgatattgccatatttttgctgaaaggatttagtatagaacaacgacgataaagattgcaacttttggtatctgataaaaaaaaggcttgcccctaccggaagtagcgtgacgtagtcagttgaacatatacgcaaagttccctattgtttacaatgatggccgcatgaagtgagagagattcggaccgagaaagcgacaatttccccattaatttgagcgaggatgaaagatttgtggatgagtaaagtgcaagtgaaggactagtggggagttgaagctattcagatagggaagatgctgtgagaggcgggggtgacctgatattcagctgggaatgactacaacagtaaataaacacaagacatatatatactctattagccacaacacaaccaggcttatatttaatatgccacaaattaatcctgcataaaaacacctgcgtgtttgttatgctagctcctagctcctctgctagctcctagctccatagaacacgccaatacaatacaaacacctgatcaacacacacaatcactcagcccaaaagaccgtttacctaacccaaggttcataaagcttatatatttttaaaaagttacgtacgtgacgcgcacatacggtcaagttatcgaatgtttagcagccaaggctgcatactcacggtacctgatattcagctgggaatgactacaacagtaaataaacacaagacatatatatactctattagccacaacacaaccaggcttatatttaatatgccacaaattaatcctgcataataacacctgcgtgtttgttatgctagctcctagctcctctgctagctcctagctccatagaacacgccaatacaattcaaacacatgatcaacacacacaatcactcagcccaaaagaccgttcacctaacccaaggttcataaagcttatatattttaaaaaagttacgtacatacgcaaaaaaaagccaaagctgcatactcacagtagcacgtctgcgtctttgtcatccaaatcaaagtaatcctggtaagagtctgtgttgtcccagttccctacaggcgtctgtgtatccaaatcaaaagtcctcctggttagagtctctgttatccgagttcttccatcttgactgcatctttcgggaatgtaaacaaagaagcgccggctgtgtactgttgtggctgactacgttcgaaaaatacgtccatttcgcaccgacaactttcttctttgcttgcttggcttccttctccataatgcaatgaacatgattgaaacagattcacgaacacagatgtccagaatactgtggaattatgaaatgaaaacagagctttttcatatcggcttcaatgtggaaggcatacccgtgttcgtcgggctacgtcacacgcatacgtcatcctcagaggcgtttcgaaccggaagtttagcggcaaatttaaaatgtcactttataagttaacccggccgtattggcatgtgttataatgttaagatttcatcattgatatataaactatcagactgcgtggtcggtagtagtgggtttcagtaggcctttactcaccattgtgtgttatactcaatggttaacttactcaccattgtgtgttatactcaaaggctaacttactcaccattgtgtgttatacgcaatggttaacttactcaccattgtgtgttatactcaaaggctaacttactcaccattgtgtgttatacgcaatggttaactggacatctttatgtgctcgacgcctcaatcattggtatgtgttcatctacaaaaccattctgggtatcaccccgtcttatctgtcttgtcttttaacaaagaaacaagaagtcacaatcttctttcaatgaatgttctgcaattttccgtccccaaagtaagaactgaactgggcaagaaagcatttaggttttcagcagcgaaggcttggaataacctacaatccaatattcaacttcaaacccttgttacattgaatgagtttaaagcttctgtgaaaggactgcagtctaccttgtctgtatgcacatgtgttatgtcagcaagttttaatgttgtacatgtcatgttttatgtgttgtttactgtttttaatgtaaccttgctgctgccctcctggccaggtctcccttggaaaagagatatttgatctcaatgggatttttacctggttaaataaagaaaaaaaacaaacaaaaaaaaaacagctgtttatttgaagtcttaaaggcctactgaaagccactactaccgaacacgcagtctgatagtttatatatcaatgatgaaatcttaacattgcaacacatgccaatacggccgggttagattagtaaagtgcaattttaaatttcccgcgaaatattctgctgaaaacgtctcggtatgatgacgtttgcgcgtgacgtcacggattgtgcgcacatattgggacaccattgtggccagctattaagtcgtctgttttcatcgcaaaattccaggtgaatcttttgcaatttgtttaatgaacaatgaagacagcaaagaagaaagctgtaggtgggatcggtgtattagcggccggctgcagcaacacaaccaggaggactttgagttggatacgcgctaccgtgagtacagctttggcttccaaacatttgatcgtttgcccgtacgtgcgtgccgctatgtgcatgtcatgtacgtaactttggggaaatatatgtgctgtatgaactttacggaggtgaacggtactttgggctgtgggattgagtgtgttgtgcgggtgtttgatttgtattggtgggttatatggacgggaggggggaggtgtttgttatgcggattaatttgtggcatattaaatataagcctggttgtgttgtggctaatagagtatatatatgtcttgtgtttatttactgttttagtcattcccagctgaatatcaggtcccacccgcctctcacagcatcatctgaatcacttccactgccctctaatccttcactctcactttcctcatccacaaatctttcatccttgctcaaattaatggggtaatcgtcgctttcttggtccgaatcgctctcctgctgctggccatgattgtaaacaatgtgcagatgtgaggcgctccacaacctgtgacgtcacgctacttctggtacaggcaaggcttttttttatcagcgaccaaaagatgcaaactttatcgtcgatgttctctactaaatcctttcagcaagaatatggcaatatcgtgaaatgatcaagtatgacacatagaatggacctgctatccccgtttaaataagaacatttcatttcagtaggcctttaaagaagtcaactatgtgtgcagtgcaaggtgaaatgcagttatgtcatcttcttgtcaaTAACACACACATCAAACTTTTGCgtgttgttgcttccttatttgtcattattcaaagctgattttaatgtgtagcagcggcagctgaactcaatgtgacaACGTGTCATAGTTACATCAGTCAGctggaattaaaaatacaaatagttgTGTCGTTAGTacagaatcttcacggtcctcatggatgacataattaggaaccagtactaaaaaaaatggtacttggtatacatccctaatcttcaccactaaacctttgaaatatgcagacatatgtgctgctaaaggtaaataaacagtagccatattgaatatttgccttcatttgaccatgtgaggtaaggaggacggcctctaggtcacatggttacaccccagcaattacattgttgatgattgatgagcattcatttttaaatggtggtgttaaaaagcaagtatatctccatctttagtcataaatatggcccccggatgaacatgtgtcacaaacattgtattagatgatatgtggatgttgtgcttacttggactgtgatgaagctgtgaggactcacgtgctttgtcttcatgctcttcagtcttcacagagacaacagtcagtggaaacttgctgacatcatcctcctcctgccccacaacacactctccctcctcttcctctttcatgtgtGGATCCTCCTTgtcccctttaaaatgtgagGGCTGTGGATCCTCTAAAGTGAAAGTGTCCCCCTGCAGATGAGGGAGACATTCTTCTTGGTGTCCAATCAGCTGATGGATGTCTacaggacacaaacaaaacacattttaactcctACATGCTAAATATTAAATCGTACATGAAATATAGGGTTGTGGCTATTGAACATTTTATTAATCAAGTGTTCTACTGGAAATgtattcgattaatcgagtaactggACAAAATATAGTGTTGCTTGGTTAAAGACAAATTTAAGTGACTTTAAGACATTTCACTTAATAATGAACGGCCAATTGGTTTGAGATGGTATGAGATCAAGATGGCATCTTTAGATCAGGCTTTGTTTTTTCCACAATCACTGccacattaaaaagttaaagtaccaatgattgtcacacacacacactaggtgtggccagattattctctgcatttgacccatcacccttgatcaccccctgggaggtgaggggagcagtgagcagcagcggtggccgtgcccggtaatcatttttatggtgatttaacccccaattccaacccttgatgctgaatgccaagcagggaagtaatgggtcccatttttatagtctttggtatgacttagtcagggtttgaactctcaacctacccatctcagggcggacactctaacgaccactaggccactgagtaggtggatgtagtaggtgttgtagtaggttaatggctgcaccaatatgaaggaaataacaggtcagtatagcttttacacacataaataacttgtcaaacctgccagctagcaggctaggtttacagcgtcagttaccatggtaactgactctGACTTTGTCTTACCTCTCTTATTTTTATACTCAGGAGTTTGTACTTAACctgctctctggaatattcccccggtgactgtgtgacttttgtgtaaacatgttgatacacattgttacaaaccgagaggaacatcaacctctcataaatattgtctggtttttatgaacaacataaaacaatcagtgcatcatccaattcatcttcctatagacaatctattgaagaatagtgttaataataaatataaagttagtaaagaagtaaacaaacctgttgtgtGTAACCCaacttgatgttgtcgctccttctcctcttttgttggacaaagttcctcctcgtactctgctatggttctttcgcacattttcacacaatcacaacactttacactcacacttgatctctgcttagcgatgtgttttcatcacttctttgttagcagctaacaagctaagctaactagcaagctaagctagcatcaaagtgcgctcagactaatatacAAACAGTTATTAATGAATAAAGTGTCataaaggacatatatgtgtacatggacgcacagattaagaacactgcaataacgtcttcaccgtcagacgccatcttgctttatccTCGCCGTGTTTGCTTCGCGCGCAgtcttgtcagatctcgcgagagaaacaagtaacAGGCTCTtttccagatctcgcgagagaaacaagtacACAAGCTCCCACCCCCGGTAAAACTGTTTTATTATATACTATTTACttattctgaaaataaaagtaaacttGTCCACTTATTTTCGTAAACGTATTCaaatatttaacaatgtattgaaacaacagtagcataaggaaagaaaaaaaaagaaaaaaaaatattactctCATGATATTTTTTTGCCTTTGGTGCTAATcgtttttataatgtattttagaatgtggGAGTGTTAAGGTGTTTGAGCTTATTGGAGTTCTTTATGCGTGCACATGAACGACACTTTATTCGAGTTCGATCATCAACGTCCTCTCACCGAGGATACTTTATTTTCTTCtacttttgaacacacaactgctgCGGTGTTAGACACTACACAGCACCAGAGCGCCCCAAGTGGAGAACATGCGCTACAACATCCAACCTCTACAATAAACACACAGAGTAAGAGCGCAGATATATACAATCTTAACACCGCCACTCGCTATTAGCTCACTGTGTTAAACcaatttgtaaacaatattttAAGAACATTTTCTATCATCCTGTTTTGTTAAGGTTCCTCCTTCTAGTCTTTATCCCCAAATGCCAAACATATTCTGTGAAAAACATTTCAACTTGTGTTTAGTAGCTGGTTTTGTCAGGATATCAGCAACCATTTGTTCTGTAGGGCAATATTCCAGTAATACACTACCAGTAGCAACAATGTTTCTTATGAAGTGGTATTTCACATCAACGTGTTTGCATCTTTGTCTATTAACAGGATTTTTAGTGAGTGCAATCGTACCTTGATTATCTTCGTACACTTTTGTTGTAACATATTGATAGTTATCAAGTCCTTTTAGTAGCTGTTCAATGTAAAGACACTCCTGTATAGCTGAAGCTAACGAAATGTACTCTGCTTCACAGGTACAAAGAGCTACTGTTGGTTGTTTTCTTGTCTTCCATGAAATGAATGAACTGCCTTCACACAAAGTTGCACAATAGCCTGATGTGCTGCGTCTGTCTGTTTCATTTGATGCCCAACTTGCATCACAGTAAACTGTCAGACCCAGTCTTTCAGTTACATTCTTCTTGAAGTTAAGTCCTTGTTCTGATGTACCTTTTAGGTATCTGAATACATGTTTCACTGTATTCCAATGTTCCATAGTAGGTTCATTAAAGTGTTGAGATAGTTTACTCACAACAAAGCTTATGTCAGGTCGAGTGCATGTGGATAAGTCAATTAAACTTCCCACTGCTTCTCTGTACTGTCTTGGTTGTTTCAATTTTTCTGCATTTTCTGCATAATCAAGTTTTGGTTCACAAGGAGTTTCTCTTGGTTTAAAATGTTCCATATCAAACCTTTGTAAAACCTTTTTCTCTCTTGTGACATTTTGACTAGTCCCTTTGTTTGTTCAAAGTCTTTTCCTAAGAAATGTTTTAGGATTCCCAAATCCTTCATTTTGAATCTCTGAGTTAACATTCTTTTTACATCCTGCATTGATTTTTCACTTGAAGCAGCTAAAATAAGGTCATCTACCCAAATAATAAGTATTACCTTTTGACCATAGTTGTCTCTTGTATACACACAATGATCTGCCTCATTTTGCACAAAGTCATTTTCACATAAATGGGTGTGTAACACTGTATTCCAGTTTCTGCCCGACTGTTTGAGTCCATACAATGATTTGTTCAGTTTACATACCAGTTTTTCACCAGTGTTAGAGCTTTTCTCATATCCTTGTGGTTGTTCTAAATAGATTTCACAGTGGATGGGTGCGTGCAGCTACGCGGTCTTCACGTCCATCTGATGTAAGATTAGGTCCTCCTGTGCCGCCTTCTGCATGAGAATCCTTACACTAAACATGTCAGCTGTCGGTGAAAACGTCTCTTCGTAATCAGTTCCTGCTTTCTGGTCGTATCCTTTAGCAACAAATCTCGCCTTATATTTATCAGATCCATCTGTGTCTGTTTTGAGTGCATAAACCCACTTCGCTTTTAAAGCTCGCTTACCTGGTGGTAAGTCAGTCAACTGGAATGTGTCATTTTCCACTAGTGAGTtcatctcctcatccatggcgTTTTTCCAGTGCATTGACTTGGATGATAACACGGCTTCCTGATAAGTTTCTGGAATGTC
The Entelurus aequoreus isolate RoL-2023_Sb linkage group LG18, RoL_Eaeq_v1.1, whole genome shotgun sequence DNA segment above includes these coding regions:
- the LOC133633656 gene encoding cilia- and flagella-associated protein 251-like isoform X3, with the protein product MCERTIAEYEEELCPTKEEKERQHQVGLHTTDIHQLIGHQEECLPHLQGDTFTLEDPQPSHFKGDKEDPHMKEEEEGECVVGQEEDDVSKFPLTVVSVKTEEHEDKARESSQLHHSPNVQQPLHIKEEDDDPQPTYIKEEEEDPQPPHMKEEEEEPHMKEEEEGGCVVGQEEDDVSKFPLTVVSVKTEEHEDKAPESSQLHHSPSPPDVWCPIWRSTGALPCDVGRGSI